Genomic DNA from Pistricoccus aurantiacus:
ATCCTTGTTTTCCAGCCGCTTGAGATAGCGCAGCATCTCGGTTTCGCTGCGGTAGCGCTGAAAGGTAGGATGCGTCAGGAAATCCGAGCTGCGCTGACAGGCGTCGGGAATGCCACTGATGCGCTGATTCAGAATCTCTTCATCGAGACTTGCAATGGAAAGATCATGTTCTTCTCCCAGCAGGATATCGAACAGCACCACCAGATCCGCAGCAGTGGTAGTTTCGTTCAAGCTGACGCCGATATCGCCATTATCGAAGTAGCGCAGGTTGACGTCGTGAGTCAGGGCGCGCCCGTAAATCTTGCCCGCATCCAGGTTCGTGAGCCGCAGGGTATCGAACCAGCTGTCATGCACGAGGCTGACGCCCTTGCGCTTGAGGCCTTGCGCCAGGATATTGGTCAGGCGATGGATGCGCCGGGCGATGGTGCGCAGGCCCTCCGCGCCGTGATAGACCGCATAGAAACCGGCGATGTTGGCAAGAAGCGCCTGGGCGGTACAGATATTGGAAGTCGCCTTTTCGCGGCGGATATGCTGTTCCCGCGTCTGCATGGCCATGCGAAGTGCCTGGCGTCCATGGCTGTCCCGGGAGACGCCGATGATGCGGCCGGGAATCGAGCGCTTGAGCTTGTCCGTGGTGGCGAAGAAAGCGGCGTGGGGGCCGCCGAAGCCCATGGGTACACCAAAACGCTGGGTGTTGCCCACCACGATATCCGCCCCCAGGCTGCCAGGCTCCTTGAGCAGCACCAGGCCCATGATGTCTGCCGCCACGCAGGTCATGACGCCGGCATCCCGGGCCTTGTCCAGCAGCGGTGCCAGATCGCGAATCTGGCCGCTCTCGCCGGGATACTGCAGCAAAGCGCCGAACACTTCCTGGTCCGTCAGGTTGTCCGCCGGCGCGACGATCAGCTCGAAGCCGAAATAATGCGCGCGGGTACGCAGCACGTCCAAGGTCTGTGGCAGCACATCGTCGGCAACGAAGAACGTCTGGCTCTTGATCTTCTTGTTGGCCCGCCGGCAGAGAGCCATGGCTTCCGCGCTGGCGGTAGCTTCATCCAGCAGCGAGGCGTTGGCCAGTTCCATGCCGGTGAGGTCCATGACCATCTGCTGGAAATTGAGCAGACCTTCCAGGCGGCCCTGGGAGATCTCCGCCTGATAAGGCGTGTAAGCGGTATACCAGCCCGGGTTTTCCAGCACGTTGCGCTGAATGACCGCGGGTAGGTGAGTGTGGTGATAGCCTTGACCTATATAGGTCTTGAAGACCTTGTTCTGGCGCGCCAGGCGTTTCAGGTAGTCGAGCGCCTCGGCCTCGCTGCGCGGCGAGTCCAGATCGAGCTCACGCTTCAAGCGAATGCCCGGTGGTACGGTTTTCTCGATAAGCGTAGGAAGGCTGTCGATGCCCAGCGTCTCGAGCATGGTGGCGACATCGTCGCTGCCGGGTCCGTTATGACGTTGCAGAAACGCATCGTGACTGGCCAGCTCCGCCAGACGTCGATTCTCTAGTGCCATGAAACACCCTGTAGGAAATAAGGGAGCCAATCGCTCCGTAAGAACAAGAATCGGGCGGGGGTCATTCCCGCCCTGATGCGACCGTCAATCAGTCCTCGTCTGCCTCGGCTACCTTGGTATAGGCGTCCGCGTCCATCAGCTTTTCCAGCGAATCTTCGTCGCTGAGCCGAAGTTTGGCGATCCAGCCATCTTCGTAGGGCGACTCGTTGATGGTTTCCGGAGAGTCTTCCAGGGCTTCATTGATTTCGACCACTTCGCCGGCCAAGGGAGCGTAGAGATCCGACGCCGCCTTGACGGATTCGATGACGCCAAATTCATCACCGGCGTCCATCTCGCGCCCGATTTCCGGAAGCTCAACGAAAACCACGTCGCCCAAAGCTTGCTGGGCATGATCGGTGATACCCAGAGTGACGGTGCCATCACCGTTGTCTAGCACCCACTCGTGGCTTTCGGTGTAGCGAAGATTGGCTGGAATATTGCTCATCTCGTTTTCCTATACGAAGGGGTTTCCGATTCGATGAATTCTAACGCTATCCATGACGTTTCGCGAATTATGTCGACACTCGATGCTCCGCAAGGCTGGCATCGAAACGATTCGGTCAGCGCAGGAGACAGCTGACTCGAGGAATCAGGAAAACGTTGAATAATCGAGTTTCCAGGCGAGTACTGTTAGAAAAGCGTTTCTGCGAAAGTACAGTAGAGTGTAATGGAAACAATCCGCTATGGTACGCGGGTGCGCAAGTAATAAAAAACCGATCAAGGGGTAACTCAAGTGGAAACATTGACGAGTATCTTTACAGCGATCAACGGCGTGGTGTGGGGACCATTGATGCTGATCCTGCTGCTGGGGGTAGGGATTTATCTGCAGGCGGGACTCAAGATCATGCCGATTCGCAAGCTCGGCATGGGCTTCAAGCTGTTGTTCCAGAAGCGCCCGGCGGGCATGGGAGAGGAGAAGGAAGGGGAAATCTCGCCCTTCAACGCCCTGATGACGGCACTTTCCGCCACCATCGGCACCGGCAACATCGCCGGGGTGGCCACGGCCATCGCACTGGGTGGACCTGGCGCGATCTTCTGGATGTGGATCACCGCTCTGGTGGGAATGGCCACCAAGTTCTCGGAAGCAGTGCTGGCGGTACGCTTCAGGGAAACCGACAGCCTTGGCTACCATATCGGCGGGCCGATGTACTACATCAAGAATGGCCTGGGGCGAAAGTGGATCTGGCTGGGGGGCGCCTTTGCCTTCTTCGGCGCGGTAGCCGCCTTCGGCATCGGCAATACGGTGCAGTCGAATTCCGTGGCGGACGCTCTGGAATCCAGCTTCGGCGTTCCGCACTGGATCACGGGCCTGGTGATCATGGTGCTGGCCGGGGCGGTGATTCTGGGCGGTATCCGCCGCATCGCCAAGGTGGCGGGCAAGCTGGTGCCGATCATGTCTGTCGCCTACATCATTGCCGGCATCATTGCCCTTGCCGCCAATATCGATCAGATCGGCACCGCCTTTGGCAATATCTTCTATTATGCCTTCAATCCTCATGCAGCAGTGGGCGGATTCGCCGGCGCCGCTGTCATGGCGGCGATACGCTTCGGGGTGGCGCGGGGTATCTTCTCCAATGAAGCCGGCCTGGGCAGCGCCCCTATCGCCCACGCCGCGGCCCAGACCAAGAACCCGGTACGCCAAGGCTTGATCGCGATGCTGGGAACCTTCATCGATACCATCATGGTCTGCACCATTACCGCCCTGGTGATTCTGACCGCGCCTATCTGGGAAACCGGCGAGGCGGGCGCTTCCTTGACGGCGCTGTCCTTCGACAACGCTCTCCCGGGTGGCGGTCTGGGTGAGGCGATCGTTTCCATCGCGCTCTCTGTCTTTGCCTTCACCACGATTCTCGGCTGGTCCTTCTATGGTGAGAAATGCTGCCAGTTCCTGTTTGGCGTGCGCTCCATCATGCCTTACCGAGTACTCTTCGTGCTGGCGATTCCGGTAGGAGCGCTGGCTCAGCTGGGCTTCATCTGGCTGATGGCGGATACCTTCAACGCCTTGATGGCGATTCCCAACCTGATCGCGCTGGCGCTGTTGTCGCCGATCGTCTTCAAGCTGGCCAAGGATTTCTTCGCCGGCAAGGATGTCTTGCCCGGTGAGGAACTCGATCATTTTTAAGCGACTTGCTTGAGGAAGGACCAAGGGGCGGCTGATAGCGAATACTATCGGTTGCCCCTTATAGGTTTAGCCTCATGGCGTTACACTCGCATCGTTCATAGTCGTTCCAGGACGATTCATCGCAACCATGAGGGAGACCAAAGGCATGGGTGAACTCGACAAGACCCCCTTATACGAGCTGCATGTGGAATGCGGCGGCAAGATGGTGCCCTTTGCCGGTTATTCCATGCCGGTACAGTTTCCGCTAGGCGTCAAGAAAGAGCATGAGCACGTTCGCAACGCTTGCGGGCTATTCGACGTTTCTCACATGGGACAAGTGATTGTACGCGGTCAGGAACCGGCAGCAGCGCTTGAAACTCTCGTGTCCGCGGATATCGTCGGATTACCGGAAGGCATGCAGCGTTATGCGCTATTCACCAACGACGAAGGTGGCATCCTCGATGATCTGATGGTCAGCAACGCCGGGGATCATTTCTATCTGGTCGTCAACGCGGCCTGCAAGGAACAGGATATTTCCTACCTGCATACCGGCTTGGCCGGCGAATACGAGATCGAGGTGCTGGATCGCGGTCTGTTGGCGCTGCAGGGGCCGCAGGCGGCCACCGTCATGCAGCGGCTGTGTCCCGAGGCCTGTGACTTGACGTTCATGCATCACGGTCGTTTCGAGATCGATGGCATTCCGGTGTGGATCAGTCGCAGCGGCTATACCGGAGAAGACGGCTTTGAAATCTCCGTGCCGGTGGAGCAGGCGGAAGCGCTGGCGCGCTTGCTGCTGGAGCAGGATGAAGTCGAACCGATCGGGCTCGGGGCGCGAGATTCCTTGCGTCTTGAAGCCGGGCTTTGCCTCTACGGCCACGATATCGATACCACCACGACGCCGGTGGAAGCTGGACTGATCTGGGCGGTCGGCAAGCCGCGTCGTCATGGCGGGGAGCGGGCGGGAGGTTTTCCCGGTGCGGATATCGTATTGCATCAGATCGATGCCAAGGACCATACCCGCAAGCGGGTCGGCCTGCTGGGTGAAGGGCGAGCGCCGGTGCGGGAAGGGACCAAGCTGTACGATCAGGACGATAAGCATATCGGCGAGGTAACCTCCGGCGGTTTCGGACCCAGCGTGGGCAAGCCGGTGGCGCTGGGCTATGTGGATGTCGCTCATGCGAATCTGGATACGCAGGTCTTTGCCGAAGTACGTGGCAAGCGCTTGCCTATGACGATCAGCAAGACGCCTTTTGTCACGCCGCACTACTATCGCGGGTAAAAAGAGCGGATATCGTGGCAAGAAAGCCAGGCGTTTTCGGCTCTATTCTCTTGTTATATTTATACCGTTATCTTTCTTTATATTTGACAAGCTGAAACATAGAAATCGCTCGATTATATCGAGCGATTTTTTTATTGGCGGAGAAAAACATGGCGGAACGTCAGGTTGATACGTAAACCATGAGATTTCTTGAGCAACAGGGCATGTTCAAGTTCATGCTGAACGCCAGGCCCCATGAGCAGCAGGCTGCCGTGAGGCAGCCAGATATTGAAAGAAGGCCTCGACCGGTCTCGAAAACGAAAGCGCAGCGGCCGCTCCGCGCCAAGGCTGACAGAGGCAATCACCGGATCCGGCCCCAGTTCCGGCTCGTCGTCACGGTGCCAGCCCATGCGTTCGTTGCCATCCGTGTAGCGATTGATCAGGACGCTATTGACGTTCATTTGCTTGATAGCTTGAGAATCCTGCAGGCCCTTGGGCAAATACCGGGTCGTCAGACAGTCCTTGATACGTCGTGCTAGAAAGGCAATAGCGGGATGCCAGGGTTCGGAAGTAAAAGTCTGCCCCGAATAGCGATAGCGGATGCCTTCATCGCCCATCCAGACCTGCTGACGCGGGATAAGATGGGTGCGGCCATACAAACGAAGACTGGGGCGTTGCCAGGGAAGTTCACGGTCAAGTTCATCCAGCAGCGAATTTGCCTGTTCGCTGTCCACGAAGCCGCGGGCCAATACCAGACTAGGGCGCTCGAGCAAGGTTTCCCACGTCCACGACTGGTCGCGATGTGATGTCATGTCAGCGTAGTACCCGTCTTGGATTGATGGGTTTTCCCCCCTGGCGTAGATCAAACAGCAGCTCAGGGCTCGAACCGTTCGAGGCCACCCGACATAGAATTTCGCCTTGGCTGACTCGCTGGCCATTTTCGACGCTCAGGCTATCGCACTGGGCATAGACGCTCTGCATGTTGTCCGAGTGATGAACAATGACCACCTTGCCAAGCTTGCGCATGCTGCCTGCGAAACGTACCTCGCCGCTTGCTACCGCGCGGGCATTGGTGTCGCCATCGAGCAGCATGGGTTGCAGCGTGCCGCGGCCGTCCGGGCCAAATTCCCGTATCACGCGATGATTTGCCAGGGGCCAGGGCCAGTCCTTGGCGGAGCCGGGCAGTGAGGTGCTGGCCGGCTTGGACGAGGGGCGGCGCTTGACAGCGCTGGGACTCGAAGCACTCGATTTTGTCGCATCGCTCCTTGCCATACTGGATCCTGCGGTACTGGCGGCGTAGAGAGGCACCTGGATCAACTGACCGGTACGTAGATCCTGAGGGTCAAGGCGGGAATTGGCCGCCTGAATGCGACTGGCCTGGGTGCGAAAGTGTCTGGCAATCGAGGAAAAGGTGTCTCCGGGACGAATCTGATAGCGATAGGGCCCACCGGAAGGAGCGCGCTCGCGAGTCGTCGGTACCAGCAGGCGCTGCCCTACCGCCAGATGGCGAGCACGAACGCCAGGATTGAAGCGCTGCAACCGAATCAGCGGCACGTGCGCGCGTCTGGCAATCTCGCCCAGGGTGTCACCACGCTGCACGCTGATCCAGCGACCGCCGATGTTTTCGGTGCGGGTGGCGCTACCGGCACAGCCCGCCAGCACGCTGACTATCAGCAGGGTCACGAACCACCAGCGAGCGCTTGACCTCAGCCGATGGCATCGAGCCGGCGATCCTTTTGTTGCCATAGTTCGTTGAGCCATGCCTGAAAGCGTTCCTTGAAATGTGAATCCTGATGATAGTCGCCGTCTACCATCCACTCCGGTACCGTCAGTTGCCGGGCTTCGAGGCTAATCGATCCTTCACGACCACACAGGAAATCCCAGAAGTTCGGAGAGGGGCTGGCATAGCTCAGGGTAACATCGAGAATGCCGCTCAGCCGCTGGCCGAGCAGGCTGATCACCTGAGCGGTACCGCCCGCCTTGGGTCGCAAAAGATGCCGGTAAGGGCTTTGCTGGGCCGCTCGCTTGCTTTCGGTAAAACGCGTGCCTTCAACGAAGTTATAGATGGCGACGGGAATTTGCTGGGCGCGTTCGCACATCAGGGCGGTGGAGGCATGATCGCGTTCCGCCAGCCTGGGGTTGCGTTCGAGCTGTTCGCGGCTATAGCGGCGCATGAAAGGAAATTCCAACGCCCACCAGGCAAGGCCGACGATGGGTACCCAGATAAGCTGACGCTTGAGGAAGAAGCGTGGCATTGGGATGCGGCGGTGCAGTGCCATCTGCAGCACGAAGATATCCGTCCAACTGCGATGATTGGAGATCACCAGCCACCATTGCTGAGGGGAAGGCGTCTCAGGCACATCAAGACTGAGCTTTGGTTTCAGCCAGTGGCGCATCCACCATAGGTTGAAGCCGATCCAGTTCAAGGCGATGGCGTTGAGTCCCTTGAGTATGCCAAGACGCAGGCGCCGCCCCGGGGTGATCAGTTTCACCAGGGTCAAGAAAATCAGGGGAATCCCCCAGAACAGTGTATTGAACGTCAGTAACAGCAGGCTAACGATCCCTTTCAGGGATGACATTTGCGCTCCTTCAGCGACTTGGCAGCGAGAATCTGGCGCTAATGCTACTGCAAGTCCAGGAGCCTGCCCAGCCGGGAAAAAGCGTCGATGATGGTTGTTTTACCTGTCCGATCATTTATTGTTGAATGTGATCAGACAATAAGAAAACTGTAATTAACAATGTATCGAACGGCATGACGCTGGTTAATGCCACAACACCACTTACACCTTTGATCGAGGCAACGATATGGCCGGGTTTGACAAGCGAGTATCTTCCTACGAAGAAGCGATGGCGGGCATCGAGGATGGCATGACGGTGATCGCCGGTGGCTTCGGTCTATGCGGCATTCCCGAAAATCTGATCCAGGAGATCAAGCGTCGGGGTGTCAAGGGTCTCACCATCGTCTCCAATAACTGCGGCGTGGACGGCTTCGGGCTAGGCATCCTGCTCGAGGATCGCCAGATCAGCAAGATTCTGGCCTCCTACGTGGGCGAGAACGCCCTGTTCGAACGCCAGATGCTGGACGGCGAGATCGAGGTGGTGCTGACTCCTCAAGGAACCTTGGCGGAGAAGATGCGTGCCGGTGGCGCAGGCATTCCGGCGTTCTATACCGCCACCGGCTACGGCACGCCGATCGGCGAAGGCAAGGAAGTGCGCGAGTTCAACGGCAAGCATTGCATTCTCGAAGAAAGCATTGTCGGCGATTTTGCCATCGTCAAGGGCTGGAAGGCGGATCACTACGGCAACGTGATCTATCGCCATACGGCGCAGAACTTCAACCCCATGGCCGCCACCGCCGGGCGCATCACCGTCGTCGAAGTCGAGGAGATCGTCGAGCCGGGGGAGTTAGAGCCGAGCCAGATTCACACCCCCGGCATCTACGTGGATCGCCTTATCCAGGGCACCTTCGAAAAACGTATCGAGAAGCGCACCCTGCGTGAAGGTTGATTCAAGCAACTGATCCGACGATTTCGATCTTAACGACAAGAGGTAGACATACCATGGCACTTACGCGGCAACAGATGGCTCAGAGAGTGGCTCAGGAATTGGAAGACGGGTTTTATGTCAACCTCGGCATCGGCATTCCGACCCTGGTGGCCAATTATATTCCCGACGGAATCGAAGTGATGCTGCAATCCGAGAACGGC
This window encodes:
- the gcvH gene encoding glycine cleavage system protein GcvH, whose translation is MSNIPANLRYTESHEWVLDNGDGTVTLGITDHAQQALGDVVFVELPEIGREMDAGDEFGVIESVKAASDLYAPLAGEVVEINEALEDSPETINESPYEDGWIAKLRLSDEDSLEKLMDADAYTKVAEADED
- a CDS encoding CoA transferase subunit A translates to MAGFDKRVSSYEEAMAGIEDGMTVIAGGFGLCGIPENLIQEIKRRGVKGLTIVSNNCGVDGFGLGILLEDRQISKILASYVGENALFERQMLDGEIEVVLTPQGTLAEKMRAGGAGIPAFYTATGYGTPIGEGKEVREFNGKHCILEESIVGDFAIVKGWKADHYGNVIYRHTAQNFNPMAATAGRITVVEVEEIVEPGELEPSQIHTPGIYVDRLIQGTFEKRIEKRTLREG
- a CDS encoding alanine/glycine:cation symporter family protein, translating into METLTSIFTAINGVVWGPLMLILLLGVGIYLQAGLKIMPIRKLGMGFKLLFQKRPAGMGEEKEGEISPFNALMTALSATIGTGNIAGVATAIALGGPGAIFWMWITALVGMATKFSEAVLAVRFRETDSLGYHIGGPMYYIKNGLGRKWIWLGGAFAFFGAVAAFGIGNTVQSNSVADALESSFGVPHWITGLVIMVLAGAVILGGIRRIAKVAGKLVPIMSVAYIIAGIIALAANIDQIGTAFGNIFYYAFNPHAAVGGFAGAAVMAAIRFGVARGIFSNEAGLGSAPIAHAAAQTKNPVRQGLIAMLGTFIDTIMVCTITALVILTAPIWETGEAGASLTALSFDNALPGGGLGEAIVSIALSVFAFTTILGWSFYGEKCCQFLFGVRSIMPYRVLFVLAIPVGALAQLGFIWLMADTFNALMAIPNLIALALLSPIVFKLAKDFFAGKDVLPGEELDHF
- a CDS encoding M23 family metallopeptidase, whose translation is MTLLIVSVLAGCAGSATRTENIGGRWISVQRGDTLGEIARRAHVPLIRLQRFNPGVRARHLAVGQRLLVPTTRERAPSGGPYRYQIRPGDTFSSIARHFRTQASRIQAANSRLDPQDLRTGQLIQVPLYAASTAGSSMARSDATKSSASSPSAVKRRPSSKPASTSLPGSAKDWPWPLANHRVIREFGPDGRGTLQPMLLDGDTNARAVASGEVRFAGSMRKLGKVVIVHHSDNMQSVYAQCDSLSVENGQRVSQGEILCRVASNGSSPELLFDLRQGGKPINPRRVLR
- the gcvP gene encoding aminomethyl-transferring glycine dehydrogenase codes for the protein MALENRRLAELASHDAFLQRHNGPGSDDVATMLETLGIDSLPTLIEKTVPPGIRLKRELDLDSPRSEAEALDYLKRLARQNKVFKTYIGQGYHHTHLPAVIQRNVLENPGWYTAYTPYQAEISQGRLEGLLNFQQMVMDLTGMELANASLLDEATASAEAMALCRRANKKIKSQTFFVADDVLPQTLDVLRTRAHYFGFELIVAPADNLTDQEVFGALLQYPGESGQIRDLAPLLDKARDAGVMTCVAADIMGLVLLKEPGSLGADIVVGNTQRFGVPMGFGGPHAAFFATTDKLKRSIPGRIIGVSRDSHGRQALRMAMQTREQHIRREKATSNICTAQALLANIAGFYAVYHGAEGLRTIARRIHRLTNILAQGLKRKGVSLVHDSWFDTLRLTNLDAGKIYGRALTHDVNLRYFDNGDIGVSLNETTTAADLVVLFDILLGEEHDLSIASLDEEILNQRISGIPDACQRSSDFLTHPTFQRYRSETEMLRYLKRLENKDLSLTHAMIPLGSCTMKLNATSEMIPITWAEFADVHPFAPRDQVAGYKQVIDELSAFLQEITGYDHISMQPNSGAQGEYAGLLAIRRFQEAEGESHRNICLIPSSAHGTNPASAAMAQMKVVVVECDKDGNIDLADLKTKAEKHSQELSAIMLTYPSTHGVFEEGVQEACDIVHGHGGQVYIDGANMNAQVGIARPGDFGGDVSHLNLHKTFCIPHGGGGPGMGPIGVKAHLAPYVSNHVVTPIPGVEENCGAVSAAAYGSASILPISWGYIKMMGARGLREATELAILNANYIAKRLEEHYPVLYKGINGTVAHECIIDIRPLKSASGIGEEDIAKRLMDYGFHAPTMSFPVPGTLMVEPTESESLFEIDRFCDAMIAIREEIARVESGDWSGEDNPLVNAPHTMADLMAEQWEHPYSREVAAFPTEAVKAAKYWPAVNRVDNVFGDRQLICSCPSIDEYRD
- a CDS encoding acyltransferase, with translation MSSLKGIVSLLLLTFNTLFWGIPLIFLTLVKLITPGRRLRLGILKGLNAIALNWIGFNLWWMRHWLKPKLSLDVPETPSPQQWWLVISNHRSWTDIFVLQMALHRRIPMPRFFLKRQLIWVPIVGLAWWALEFPFMRRYSREQLERNPRLAERDHASTALMCERAQQIPVAIYNFVEGTRFTESKRAAQQSPYRHLLRPKAGGTAQVISLLGQRLSGILDVTLSYASPSPNFWDFLCGREGSISLEARQLTVPEWMVDGDYHQDSHFKERFQAWLNELWQQKDRRLDAIG
- the gcvT gene encoding glycine cleavage system aminomethyltransferase GcvT yields the protein MGELDKTPLYELHVECGGKMVPFAGYSMPVQFPLGVKKEHEHVRNACGLFDVSHMGQVIVRGQEPAAALETLVSADIVGLPEGMQRYALFTNDEGGILDDLMVSNAGDHFYLVVNAACKEQDISYLHTGLAGEYEIEVLDRGLLALQGPQAATVMQRLCPEACDLTFMHHGRFEIDGIPVWISRSGYTGEDGFEISVPVEQAEALARLLLEQDEVEPIGLGARDSLRLEAGLCLYGHDIDTTTTPVEAGLIWAVGKPRRHGGERAGGFPGADIVLHQIDAKDHTRKRVGLLGEGRAPVREGTKLYDQDDKHIGEVTSGGFGPSVGKPVALGYVDVAHANLDTQVFAEVRGKRLPMTISKTPFVTPHYYRG
- a CDS encoding alpha-ketoglutarate-dependent dioxygenase AlkB family protein, which gives rise to MTSHRDQSWTWETLLERPSLVLARGFVDSEQANSLLDELDRELPWQRPSLRLYGRTHLIPRQQVWMGDEGIRYRYSGQTFTSEPWHPAIAFLARRIKDCLTTRYLPKGLQDSQAIKQMNVNSVLINRYTDGNERMGWHRDDEPELGPDPVIASVSLGAERPLRFRFRDRSRPSFNIWLPHGSLLLMGPGVQHELEHALLLKKSHGLRINLTFRHVFLRQ